The Trueperaceae bacterium genome includes the window GGCGCGTCATCCCATGGCGCGCCATCACAGCGTGCGGCCGCCGCGCTCGCGCTGTGGCGGGGGCCCGCCTTCCAGGACGTGCCAGCCGCGCTGAACTCCCCGGCGCTGAGCCGGCTCGTGACCCGCGCCACCGCCGTGGTCGCGGCCGTCGTGGCGACCGCGCCGGGGGCCGCCGCGTCCGGCGCGGACCCGGCCGGTGCGGCGCGGCTGGCGCGGTGGCTCCAGGAGTCCGCCCCCTACGACTGGGAACTCGTCGCGCTCGAGGTGAGGGCGCACGTGGCGGCCGGCGACGCACCGGCTGCCGCCGCGGCACTCGCCAAGGCCAGGGAGCGGTTCGCGGAGGTGGGCGCGGAGCTGCCTCTCGGCGGCGTGGAGCCGCGGGCCGGGTGAGGGCCCGCGCGGCCCGGCGGGACGGAGCGGCCGGCGAGGCTAGCGCGCGCCCGCCGGCAGCGGCACCACGAGGGGCGTCGGCCATACCATGCCCCTCACGGGGAGCAGGGGGCGCAGCTCGAAGCGCGGCGCGTCCGGCCTCACCCCGGGGGGCGGCAGCCGGCAGACCGCCTCGGCCACGCGGCAGGCGCCGGGCGGCGGCGGCCGCCACCCCGCCAGCAGCGTCACCCCCAACGCGAGGAGCACGGCGAGGACCAACCAGCGACCGGTCACATTTGCCTTCATGCTTGCCTCCTAACGCCCTGACAGCTCGGACGGTAGGCGAGGCGGCCTAACCCGGGGGTCAACGCGCCCTTAACGGGCGGTGCCGGGCATGACAGCTGTCACCCCCGATGCCTGATGGTCGCCACTACGGCGCGCGCGCCGCGGCGCGCATCCTGGGGGCATGACGAGATCACCTACCGCCGTCGGCGCCCCCGCGCGCTGGACACCCGACACGAACCGCTTCCAGGCCCCGGCCGCGACAGCGCCGGGCGCGACCCCCGATCGGCGGCCCGTGGCCGAGCTCGTGGGCGTCAGCAAGCACTACGGCTCGGTCGCCGCCCTGACCGACGTGAGCATCGCCGCGCGCGAAGGCGAGGTGCTCGCCGTGCTCGGCCCCAACGGCGCCGGCAAGACCACCGCCGTCAGCCTCATGCTCGGCCTGCTGCGGGCCAGCGCCGGGCAGGTGCGCTTGTTCGGCTCCGATCCGCGCAGCCCCCGCAACCGCATGCGGGTCGGCGCCATGCTGCAGGTGTCCGGCGTGCCCGCCACCCTCACCGTGCGCGAGCACCTCACGGCCTTCGCCAGCTACTACCCGGCACCCCTCGGCGTCGAGGAGACCATCGCCCTGGCGGGCCTCGAGGGGGTGGCGAACCGCCTCTACGGCAAGCTCTCGGGCGGCCAGCAGCAAGGCCTGCACTTCGCGCTCGCCATGGTGGGGAACCCCGACCTGCTCTTCCTCGACGAGCCGACCACCGGGCTCGACGTGGCGTCGCGCCGCGCCTTCTGGAGCAGCGTGAGGGAGTTCCTCGGCGGCCGCCGCACCGTGGTGCTCACCACGCACTACCTGGAGGAGGCGGACGCCCTCGCCGACCGCGTGGTGGTGCTGGGTGGCGGCAAGGTGCTGGCCGAGGGCACGCCCGACCAGATCAAGGGCCGCGCCGCCCTCCGCAGGGTGCGCGTCACGTCCGGGCTCACGCTCGCCGCCGCGCGCACCCTCCCCGGCGTGCGGAAGGCCGACCGCGCCGGCGTCAACCTCACGCTGCTCACCGCCGACGCCGACGCCACCGTGCGCGCCCTCCTCGCCGCCGACCCGGCCGCCGCCGGCCTAGAGGTGACCGGCGCCGCGCTCGAGGACGCGTTCCTCACCCTCACCGCCGACCACGAAGGACCGAACGG containing:
- a CDS encoding ABC transporter ATP-binding protein, translating into MTRSPTAVGAPARWTPDTNRFQAPAATAPGATPDRRPVAELVGVSKHYGSVAALTDVSIAAREGEVLAVLGPNGAGKTTAVSLMLGLLRASAGQVRLFGSDPRSPRNRMRVGAMLQVSGVPATLTVREHLTAFASYYPAPLGVEETIALAGLEGVANRLYGKLSGGQQQGLHFALAMVGNPDLLFLDEPTTGLDVASRRAFWSSVREFLGGRRTVVLTTHYLEEADALADRVVVLGGGKVLAEGTPDQIKGRAALRRVRVTSGLTLAAARTLPGVRKADRAGVNLTLLTADADATVRALLAADPAAAGLEVTGAALEDAFLTLTADHEGPNGRTEA